TTCCTGCACGCGGTCCCGGACTCGCTGCTCCGGCCATTTCCGCACGCGCAGCCCGAACGCCACGTTCTCGAACACGGTCATGTGCCGAAACAGCGCGTAGTGCTGGAAGACGAACCCGACGTTGCGGTCACGAGCGGAGTGTTTCGTGATGTCGTCGTGGCGGAACAAGACGGTGCCCGAATCGGGAACCTCCAGCCCCGCGATCACGCGGAGCAGGGTCGTCTTCCCGGAACCGGACGGTCCGAGCAGCGCGACCAGTTCCCCGGCCGGACAATCGACGGTCACGTTATCGAGCGCGACGAAGTTTCCGAACCGTTTCGTTACGTTCTGTGCTGTAATCGACATAGTTTGTTTCACCGCAGAGAACGCGGAGAGAATTAGTTCTCGCTCGCGTTCTTTATCTCTGCGCCCCCTGTGCCCTCTGCGGTGGAACTCTTTTTCCCTTCGACCCAGACCTTCAACAGCAGCGTGACGACCGCGAGCATCGTGAGCACGGACGCGAGCGCGAACGCGGCCGGGCTGTTGAAGTCCTGAAACAGCACCTCAACTTGAAGCGGCATTGTGCAAGTTTCGCCCGCGATCCGGCCCGAAACGACGTACACCGCCCCGAACTCGCCCATCGCACGGGCGTTGCAGAGGATGACGCCGTAAAGCAGCCCCCACTTGATGTTCGGCAACGTGATGCGCCAGAAGATCTGCCGCCCATTCGCCCCCAGACTCAATGCGGCTAGTTCCTCGTCTGGGCCAATCGCTTCCATTACGGGGATCAGTTCCCGTGCAACGAACGGGAGCGTGACGAACGTGGTCACGAGCACCAGCGCAGGCACGGTACCCAATACCCGAAACCCGTTCGCATCCAGCCACGGACCAAGCACACCCCAAGCTGCGAACAGGATCACGAACATCAGCCCGACGACCACCGGCGACACACTGAAGGGCACGTCGATTAGCGTGACGAGCAGCGTGCGCCCGGGGAACTTGAACCGCGTAATCGCCCACGCCGCTGCGATACCAAAGATCAGATTGCATAGCACCGCGAGCGGCGCGACCGTAAGCGTCAACAACACCGAATGGCGCGTGTCCGCGTCGGCGGTGAGGTTGGTCCAGTACGCGCCTACACCGTCGGCGAATGCTTCCGCAAACACGCCCAAAACAGGGATCACCACCAGCACCGTGAGCGCGAGTAGCGCGAGCGACGTGAGCGCGATCCGAACCCAGAGCGGGTCGGTGCGCCGGGCGGCACGACGAGCAGTTTCTGTGGGCGTCATGGGTCACCCGCTCCATTTCCGCGAACGGGCTTCGAGGCGGTTAATGAACACGAGCATCAGGAACGACGCGGCCAAGAGTACGGTCGCGATCGCGGTCGCTTCGCGGTACGAATTCGGGCGCCCCTCTTCGAGCCGGCTGACGATCAGGAACGCAGCAATCTCGGTTTTGAGCGGCATGTTGCCCGACACAAAAACCACACTCCCGTACTCGCCCAATCCGCGCGCGAACGCCAGCGCGAACCCGGTGAGTAGACCGGGCAATAGCGCGGGGAACGTGACCCTGCGGAACGTTTGCCACCGGCTCGCACCAAGTAGCGCCGCGGCTTCTTCCGCTTCCGCATCGAGCGCGCCCAGCACAGGCTGAAGTGTCCGCACAACGAACGGGAACCCGATGAAAGTCAGTACCAGTACGACGGCAAGACGCGAGTAGGAGCCTTCGATGCCGAGCGGCACGAGGAACTGCCCGAGCCACCCGTTCGCGACATAGAGGTTCGAGAACACCAACCCCGCGACCGCCGTGGGAAGCGCGAACGGCAGGTCGACGAGCGCGTCGAAAATGCGCCGCCCGGGGAATTCGTACCGCACAAGCACCCAAGCAATGAGCAACCCGAGCACGGCACTAATCAGGGCAGCGGCAAGTGAGGCGCCGAACGTCAGTGCGTAAGCGGCTCGTGCGCGCTCAGTCCACACCGCAGCGCGGAACTGCTCCCAACTGAGTTGCGTCGCGGTCACGACGCACGCGCCCAACGGTATGATCACCAGCACACTCAAGTACACGAGCGTGAAGCTGATGCTCAACCGGTAACCGGGCAAAATTCGCGGGTTAGCCTGTGCCATCGTCTCTGATTTACGAAGATGCGGACCGATTTACAACTTCGGCTATTAACTTTGTCACCTTAAGATTGAATCGCTCTTACCCCGGCAGTTTCTTGAG
This region of Gemmata massiliana genomic DNA includes:
- the cysW gene encoding sulfate ABC transporter permease subunit CysW encodes the protein MTPTETARRAARRTDPLWVRIALTSLALLALTVLVVIPVLGVFAEAFADGVGAYWTNLTADADTRHSVLLTLTVAPLAVLCNLIFGIAAAWAITRFKFPGRTLLVTLIDVPFSVSPVVVGLMFVILFAAWGVLGPWLDANGFRVLGTVPALVLVTTFVTLPFVARELIPVMEAIGPDEELAALSLGANGRQIFWRITLPNIKWGLLYGVILCNARAMGEFGAVYVVSGRIAGETCTMPLQVEVLFQDFNSPAAFALASVLTMLAVVTLLLKVWVEGKKSSTAEGTGGAEIKNASEN
- the cysT gene encoding sulfate ABC transporter permease subunit CysT, yielding MAQANPRILPGYRLSISFTLVYLSVLVIIPLGACVVTATQLSWEQFRAAVWTERARAAYALTFGASLAAALISAVLGLLIAWVLVRYEFPGRRIFDALVDLPFALPTAVAGLVFSNLYVANGWLGQFLVPLGIEGSYSRLAVVLVLTFIGFPFVVRTLQPVLGALDAEAEEAAALLGASRWQTFRRVTFPALLPGLLTGFALAFARGLGEYGSVVFVSGNMPLKTEIAAFLIVSRLEEGRPNSYREATAIATVLLAASFLMLVFINRLEARSRKWSG